A window of Hordeum vulgare subsp. vulgare chromosome 5H, MorexV3_pseudomolecules_assembly, whole genome shotgun sequence genomic DNA:
TGGGCACCATGAGACCACTTGTCAAGAAGCTCGACATGCTGCTAGCTCCTGCTCGGGGATACAGTACCTTGTGCAAGAGGATCAAGGAAGTGATGCACCTTCTCAAACATGATGTTGAAGAGATAAGCTCCTACCTTGATGAACTTACAGAGGTGGAGGACCCTCCACCAATGGCCAAGTGCTGGATGAACGAGGCACGCGACCTGTCTTATGATATGGAGGATTACATTGATAGCTTGTTATTTGTGCCACCTGGCCAtttcatcaagaagaagaagaagaagaagaagaagggaaagaagaagATGGTGATAAAGAAGAGGCTCAAGTGGTGCAAACAGATCGTATTCACAAAGCAAGTGTCAGACCATGGTATCAAGACCAGTAAAATCATTCATGTTAATGTCCCTCGTCTTCCCAATAAGCCCAAGGTTGCAAAAATAATATTACAGTTCAGGATCTATGTCCAGGAGGCTATTGAACGGTATGACAAGTATAGGCTTCACCATTGCAGCACCTTGAGGCGTAGATTGTTGTCCACTGGTAGTATGCTTTCAGTGccaataccctatgaagaagctgcCCAAATTGTAACTGATGGCCGGATGAATGAGTTTATCAGCTCACTGGCTGCTAATAATGCAGCAGATCAGCAGCAGCTCAAGGTGGTATCTGTTCTTGGATCTGGGTGTCTAGGTAAAACTACGCTTGCGAATGTGTTGTACGACAGAATTGGGATGCAATTCGAATGCAGAGCTTTCATTCGAGTGTCCAAAAAGCCTGATATGAAGAGACTTTTCCGTGACTTGCTCTCGCAATTCCACCAGAAGCAGCCACTGCCTACCAGTTGTAATGAGCTTGGCATAAGTGACAATATCATCAAACATCTGCAAGATAAAAGGTAATATTAACCCAGTCCCATTATGCTATTTATTTTAGTTTATGTTAACCCAGAAAACATCAACATTTCTATTAGTTTGACCATGCTTTACAAGGCGGTAAAGTAACCTGAAATGAGCACCACCCGCTCTAATGCTTAAGCGACGCCTAAACGCCTAAAGCGGGGAACTATCTAAGGCGCTGCCAGGGTGCTTTGTCACTTAAGCGACACTTAAGCTTCTGAAGCGGGACGCTTTATAAACAATGAATTTGACAGAACATACCTGATATGCATGCAGGTATCTAATTGTTATTGATGATTTGTGGGATTTATCAGTATGGGATATTATTAAATATGCTTTTCCAAAGGGAAACCATGGAAGCAGAATAATAATAACTACACAGATTGAAGATGTTGCATTAACTTGTTGCTGTGATCACTCGGAGCATGTTTTCGAGATGAAACCTCTCAACATTGGTCACTCAAGAGAGCTATTTTTTAATAGACTTTTTGGTTCTGAAAGTGACTGTCTTGAAGAATTCAAACGAGTTTCAAACGAAATTGTTGATATATGTGGTGGTTTACCGCTAGCAACAATCAACATAGCTAGTCATTTGGCAAACCAGGAGACAGAAGTATCATTGGATTTGCTAACAGACACACGTGATTTGTTGAGGTCCTGTTTGTGGTCAAATTCTACTTCAGAAAGAACAAAACAAGTACTGAACCTCAGCTACAGTAATCTTCCTGATTATCTGAAGACATGTTTGCTGTATCTTCATATGTATCCAGTGGGCTCCATAATCTGGAAGGATGATCTGGTGAAGCAATTGGTGGCTGAAGGGTTTATTGCTACAAGAGAAGGGAAAGACCAAGACCAAGAAATGATAGAGAAAGCTGCAGGACTCTGTTTCGATGCACTTATTGATAGAAGATTCATCCAGCCTATATATACCAAGTACAACAATAAGGTGTTGTCCTGCACGGTTCATGAGGTGGTACATGATCTTATTGCCCAAAAGTCTGCTGAAGAGAATTTCATTGTGGTAGCAGACCACAATCGAAAGAATATAGCACTTTCTCATAAGGTTCGTCGACTATCTCTCATCTTTGGCGACACAATATATGCCAAGACACCAGCAAACATCACAAAGTCACAAATTCGGTCATTCAGATTTTTTGGATTATTCGAGTGTATGCCTTGTATTACAGAGTTCAAGGTTCTCCGTGTTCTAAACCTTCAACTATCTGGTCATCGTGGGGACAATGACCCTATAGACCTCACTGGGATTTCAGAACTGTTTCAGCTGAGATATTTAAAGATTACAAGTGATGTGTGCATAAAACTACCAAATCAAATGCAAAAACTGCAATATTTGGAAACGTTGGACATTATGGATGCACCAAGAGTCACTGCTGTTCCATGGGATATTATAAATCTCCCACACCTGTTGCACCTGACTCTTCCTGTTGATACATATCTGCTGGATTGGATTAGCAGCATGACTGACTCCGTCATCAGTCTGTGGACCCTTGGCAAGCTGAACTACCTGCAGCATCTTCATCTTACTAGTTCTTCTACACGTCCTTCATACCATCTGGAGAGAAGTGTGGAGGCTCTGGGTTATTTGATCGGAGGACATGGCAAGCTGAAAACTATAGTAGTCGCTCATGTCTCCTCTGCTCAAAATACTGTGGTTCGTGGCGCCCCAGAAGTAACCATTTCATGGGATCGTATGTCACCTCCCCCCCTTCTCCAGAGATTCGAATGCCCACACAGCTGCTTCATATTTTACCGAATTCCTAAGTGGGTTACAGAACTTGGCAACCTGTGCATTTTGAAGATTGCAGTGAAGGAGCTTCATATGATTTGTCTTGGTACTCTCAGAGGATTGCATGCCCTCACTGATCTGTCGCTGTATGTGGAGACAGCGCCCATTGACAAGATCATCTTTGACAAGGCCGGGTTCTCAGTTCTCAAGTACTGCAAATTGCGCTTCGCGGCTGGTATAGCTTGGCTGAAATTTGAGGCTGATGCAATGCCTAGTCTATGGAAACTGATGCTAGTTTTCAACGCCATCCCACGAATGGACCAAAATCTTGTTTTCTTTCACCACAGCCGACCGGCGATGCATCAACGTGGTGGTGCAGTAATCATTGTCGAGCATATGCCAGGGCTTAGAGTGATCTCCGCAAAATTTGGGGGCGCAGCTTCTGATC
This region includes:
- the LOC123395124 gene encoding disease resistance protein RGA5-like: MLFDSSVSASLGTMRPLVKKLDMLLAPARGYSTLCKRIKEVMHLLKHDVEEISSYLDELTEVEDPPPMAKCWMNEARDLSYDMEDYIDSLLFVPPGHFIKKKKKKKKKGKKKMVIKKRLKWCKQIVFTKQVSDHGIKTSKIIHVNVPRLPNKPKVAKIILQFRIYVQEAIERYDKYRLHHCSTLRRRLLSTGSMLSVPIPYEEAAQIVTDGRMNEFISSLAANNAADQQQLKVVSVLGSGCLGKTTLANVLYDRIGMQFECRAFIRVSKKPDMKRLFRDLLSQFHQKQPLPTSCNELGISDNIIKHLQDKRYLIVIDDLWDLSVWDIIKYAFPKGNHGSRIIITTQIEDVALTCCCDHSEHVFEMKPLNIGHSRELFFNRLFGSESDCLEEFKRVSNEIVDICGGLPLATINIASHLANQETEVSLDLLTDTRDLLRSCLWSNSTSERTKQVLNLSYSNLPDYLKTCLLYLHMYPVGSIIWKDDLVKQLVAEGFIATREGKDQDQEMIEKAAGLCFDALIDRRFIQPIYTKYNNKVLSCTVHEVVHDLIAQKSAEENFIVVADHNRKNIALSHKVRRLSLIFGDTIYAKTPANITKSQIRSFRFFGLFECMPCITEFKVLRVLNLQLSGHRGDNDPIDLTGISELFQLRYLKITSDVCIKLPNQMQKLQYLETLDIMDAPRVTAVPWDIINLPHLLHLTLPVDTYLLDWISSMTDSVISLWTLGKLNYLQHLHLTSSSTRPSYHLERSVEALGYLIGGHGKLKTIVVAHVSSAQNTVVRGAPEVTISWDRMSPPPLLQRFECPHSCFIFYRIPKWVTELGNLCILKIAVKELHMICLGTLRGLHALTDLSLYVETAPIDKIIFDKAGFSVLKYCKLRFAAGIAWLKFEADAMPSLWKLMLVFNAIPRMDQNLVFFHHSRPAMHQRGGAVIIVEHMPGLRVISAKFGGAASDLEYASRTVVSNHPSNPTINMQLVCYSSNGKRSRKRKQQPYDVVKGQPDEYAKRLERPAEKRISTPTKSSLRLHVPEITPKPMQITDNNVQRREHMFDTVLTRGDVGMLNRLVVPKKHAEKYFPLDSSSTRTSKAIVLSFEDPAGKSWFFHYSYRSSSQNYVMFKGWTGFVKEKFLEAGDTVSFSRGVGEATRGRLFIDCQNEQRYMFERVLTASDMESDGCSLMVPVNLVWPHPGLRKTIKGRHAVLQFEDGSGNGKVWPFQFEASGQYYLMKGLNYFVNDRDLAAGYTVSFYRAGTRLFVDSGRKDDKVALGTRSRERIYPKIVRSQ